The following coding sequences lie in one Brachionichthys hirsutus isolate HB-005 chromosome 15, CSIRO-AGI_Bhir_v1, whole genome shotgun sequence genomic window:
- the pter gene encoding phosphotriesterase-related protein: MSELSGKVQTVLGLIDPDQLGRTMTHEHLTMSFECCYIPPPPSDEAVAANPFQMEHLHWLTQNVYSSHENLLLKQETAAVRDELLAFRKAGGGSIVENTTIGIERNLPTLKQLAKDTGVHVIAGAGYYVDCSHSETTRRMTVEQLTEVIVNDVLHGGDGTDIRCGVIGEIGASWPVTDSEKNVLKATAHAQARLGCPVIIHPGRNHAAPAEIIRILQEAGGDINKTVMSHMDRSIFDEGELLEFAKMGSYLEYDLFGEQSLIYQFHPEVDMPSDSQRVKTLAFLIKEGYEDKLLISHDIHTKNRLTKYGGHGYSHILRNIVPKMLMRGITQHQVDKILIHNPKRWLTFK; the protein is encoded by the exons ATGTCAGAACTGAGTGGGAAGGTCCAGACCGTTTTGGGTCTGATTGATCCAGACCAGCTGGGACGCACCATGACCCATGAGCACCTGACCATGAGTTTTGAGTGCTGttacattcctcctcctccgagtgATGAAGCGGTAGCGGCGAACCCCTTCCAGATGGAGCATTTGCACTGGCTGACGCAGAACGTCTACAGTTCTCATGAGAACCTGCTGCTGAAGCAGGAGACCGCCGCCGTGCGGGACGAGCTGCTCGCCTTCAGGAAGGCTGGTGGGGGCAGCATAGTGGAGAACACCACCATAGGGATTGAACGGAACCTGCCTACCCTCAAGCAGCTGGCCAAGGACACCGGGGTCCACGTCATTGCAGGAGCAGGGTACTATGTGGACTGCAGCCATTCTGAGACAACCAGGAGAATGACAGTGGAGCAG CTCACGGAGGTAATTGTCAACGATGTGCTTCACGGTGGTGACGGGACAGACATCCGCTGTGGCGTGATCGGAGAGATCGGCGCTAGCTGGCCCGTCACAGATAGTGAGAAGAACGTGCTGAAGGCCACGGCTCACGCTCAGGCACGGCTTGGCTGCCCGGTCATCATCCATCCCGGCAGGAACCACGCCGCTCCGGCAGAAATCATCCGGATCCTTCAGGAGGCCGGTGGTGACATCAACAAAACGGTCATGTCACACATGGACAG gtCCATTTTTGATGAAGGTGAACTGCTTGAGTTTGCTAAAATGGGGAGTTACCTGGAGTATGATCTGTTTGGAGAGCAGAGTTTGATCTACCAATTTCacccagaggtggacatgcccAGTGACAGCCAGAGAGTGAAGAC CTTAGCTTTTCTCATCAAGGAGGGCTACGAAGACAAGCTATTGATCTCACACGACATCCACACCAAGAACCGTCTCACCAAGTATGGTGGCCACGGTTACTCTCACATCCTGAGGAATATTGTTCCAAAGATGCTGATGAGGGGAATCACTCAGCACCAGGTGGACAAGATTCTTATTCACAACCCAAAACGCTGGCTGACCttcaaataa
- the c1ql3b gene encoding complement C1q-like protein 3b has translation MIATGVCGVALLLVLVVLIPVMVNTAGTPARYEMLGSCQMVCDSHGTATAATATNPIKDNRLVQSLPTFIQGPQGEPGRAGRMGPRGPVGEPGPPGPAGPRGEKGPQGPPGLPGIPGTNGPNGAISAATYNTIPKIAFYAGLKKQHEGYEVLKFDDVVTNLGNHFDPSTGKFTCSIPGIYFFVYHVLMRGGDGTSMWADLCKNNQVRASAIAQDADQNYDYASNSVVLHLEPGDEIYIKLDGGKAHGGNNNKYSTFSGFMLYAD, from the exons ATGATCGCAACCGGCGTTTGTGGCGTCGCGCTGTTGCTGGTGTTGGTGGTTCTGATCCCGGTTATGGTGAACACCGCCGGGACTCCTGCCCGTTATGAGATGCTCGGATCCTGCCAAATGGTGTGCGACTCTCATGGGACAGCAACTGCAGCCACGGCAACCAACCCGATCAAAGACAACCGTCTCGTTCAGTCGCTCCCGACGTTCATTCAAGGTCCTCAAGGGGAGCCGGGACGCGCCGGGAGGATGGGACCGAGGGGTCCAGTTGGAGAACCCGGGCCACCTGGACCTGCTGGTCCACGCGGAGAAAAGGGGCCGCAGGGCCCTCCAGGTCTCCCGGGAATACCCGGGACAAATGGACCCAACGGTGCCATCAGCGCCGCCACTTACAACACAATTCCAAAGATTGCGTTTTACGCAGGACTGAAGAAACAACACGAGGGTTATGAAGTGTTGAAATTCGACGACGTGGTCACTAATCTCGGCAACCACTTTGATCCCTCTACAGGGAAATTCACCTGCTCAATCCCGgggatttatttctttgtttatcaCGTGCTGATGCGAGGCGGAGATGGTACCAGCATGTGGGCTGATCTGTGTAAAAACAACCAG GTGAGAGCCAGCGCCATCGCTCAGGACGCCGACCAGAACTACGACTATGCCAGCAATAGTGTTGTCCTACACCTCGAACCCGGAGACGAGATCTACATTAAACTGGACGGCGGAAAGGCGCACGggggcaacaacaacaagtacAGCACGTTCTCTGGCTTCATGTTATACGCCGATTGA
- the gpt gene encoding alanine aminotransferase 2-like has translation MNPTVKKVEYAVRGPIVTRAMELEKELSEGVKKPFSEVIKANIGDAHAMGQQPITFFRQVLALCSYPQLLNDSTFPEDAKSRARRFLQSCGGNSIGAYSNSQGIEYVRQNVARYIKQRDGGVPCDPDDIYLTTGASDGIVTILKLLVCGEGATRTGVMISIPQYPLYSAALAELDAVQINYYLNEEKCWSLDIGELQRALDEARSHCNPRALCIINPGNPTGQVQSRRCIEDVIRFAAKERLFLMADEVYQDNVYADGCQFHSFKKVLFEMGPEYSNTVELASFHSTSKCYMGECGFRGGYLEVVNMDGEVKDQLTKLESVRLCSPVPGQALMDLVVNPPQPGEPSYDNFIKERTATLSALAEKAKLTERMLNTVEGIRCNPVQGAMYSFPRITIPEKAVKEAVDNGHKPDMFYCMTLLEETGICLVPGSGFGQKDGTYHFRMTILPPADKLKVLLSKLKEFHQKFTKQYA, from the exons ATGAACCCCACGGTGAAGAAGGTGGAGTACGCGGTGCGGGGCCCCATCGTGACCCGGGcgatggagctggagaaggagctcTCTGAG GGAGTGAAGAAACCATTTTCTGAGGTCATCAAGGCAAACATCGGCGATGCACATGCAATGGgccagcagccaatcaccttcTTTCGACAG GTGCTGGCGCTGTGCTCGTACCCTCAACTGCTGAATGACAGCACATTCCCAGAGGATGCAAAAAGTAGAGCGCGTCGCTTTCTGCAGTCCTGTGGAGGGAACAGCATAG GTGCCTACAGTAACAGTCAGGGCATCGAGTATGTGCGTCAGAATGTGGCCAGATACATCAAACAAAGGGATGGTGGCGTGCCCTGCGACCCAGACGACATCTACCTCACCACAGGCGCCAGTGACGGCATTGTG ACCATCCTgaagctgctggtgtgtggCGAGGGTGCGACGCGCACCGGCGTCATGATCTCTATACCGCAGTACCCGCTCTATTCTGCTGCGCTGGCCGAGCTGGACGCGGTGCAGATTAACTATTACCTAAACGAAGAGAAGTGCTGGAGTCTGGACATCGGCGAGCTGCAGCGTGCCCTGGACGAGGCCCGGAGCCACTGCAATCCCCGAGCCCTGTGCATCATCAACCCTGGAAACCCGACCG GTCAGGTCCAAAGCAGGCGGTGCATTGAGGACGTCATTCGATTTGCAGCAAAGGAGCGTCTCTTCCTCATGGCTGACGAG GTGTACCAGGACAACGTGTATGCTGACGGCTGCCAGTTCCATTCTTTTAAGAAGGTCCTCTTTGAGATGGGACCAGAGTACTCGAATACGGTAGAGCTGGCGTCCTTCCACTCCACCTCCAAGTGCTACATGGGAGA GTGCGGCTTTCGTGGAGGCTACTTGGAGGTCGTCAACATGGACGGTGAGGTTAAGGACCAGTTGACCAAACTGGAGTCTGTCCGTCTGTGTTCCCCTGTTCCCGGACAGGCTCTGATGGACTTAGTGGTCAACCCACCGCAACCCGGGGAACCGTCTTATGACAACTTCATCAAG GAGCGCACGGCGACCTTAAGTGCCTTAGCGGAGAAGGCCAAGCTTACAGAGCGGATGCTCAACACCGTGGAAGGCATCAGGTGCAATCCCGTGCAGGGCGCTATGTACTCCTTCCCTCGCATAACCATCCCTGAAAAGGCCGTCAAAGAGGCCGTG GACAACGGCCATAAGCCAGATATGTTCTACTGCATGACCCTGCTGGAGGAGACGGGGATCTGCCTCGTTCCTGGAAGTGGTTTTGGCCAGAAAGATGGAACCTACCATTTCAG AATGACCATCTTGCCACCAGCAGACAAGCTGAAAGTCCTGCTGAGCAAACTGAAGGAGTTCCACCAGAAATTCACAAAGCAGTATGCTTGA